Proteins found in one Agaribacterium sp. ZY112 genomic segment:
- a CDS encoding sulfite exporter TauE/SafE family protein produces the protein MSSIEFLTQHGPSFLALVATGAFAGILAGLLGVGGGIVIVPVLFFLFQSFGVSADTAMVVATATSLATIVPTSISSIRAHNQKGNVDFALLKRWAAFIFIGVLAGSWLVTRVNGTWFTILFGLIATLSALNMLFRTGKSSIFQQLPGQLGQSAMGSCIGFFSSMIGIGGGTLSVPMLTLCNYPAHKAVGTAAAIGLLISLPGALTMLLLGNTPVDAPAGTLGLVNLLAFLCIVPLTVVFAPVGASLAAKLDAAKLKKVFAVILLVTGLRMLLQIAL, from the coding sequence ATGAGCAGCATTGAATTTTTAACACAACATGGACCTAGCTTTTTAGCACTGGTCGCTACCGGTGCATTTGCCGGTATCTTAGCTGGCCTCTTAGGTGTAGGCGGTGGCATTGTTATTGTGCCGGTATTATTTTTTTTGTTTCAAAGCTTTGGGGTATCAGCAGACACCGCCATGGTCGTAGCAACAGCTACCTCGCTGGCAACCATCGTGCCGACTTCTATTAGCTCTATTCGAGCACACAACCAAAAAGGTAATGTCGATTTTGCGTTATTAAAACGCTGGGCCGCATTTATTTTTATTGGCGTATTAGCAGGTAGCTGGCTGGTAACTCGGGTTAACGGCACTTGGTTTACAATCTTGTTTGGTCTAATAGCGACCTTATCAGCGTTGAATATGTTATTCAGAACCGGTAAGTCGTCAATATTTCAACAACTGCCAGGTCAGTTAGGCCAAAGTGCAATGGGCTCATGCATTGGTTTTTTTAGCTCAATGATCGGTATCGGTGGGGGTACCCTTTCTGTACCTATGCTTACCTTATGCAACTATCCTGCTCATAAAGCCGTTGGTACTGCGGCCGCCATTGGCTTACTTATTTCATTGCCCGGAGCACTAACCATGTTGCTACTCGGCAATACTCCTGTCGATGCACCAGCAGGTACTTTGGGTTTAGTTAACCTGCTCGCTTTTTTATGTATTGTGCCTTTAACCGTGGTGTTCGCACCAGTAGGTGCTTCACTAGCGGCAAAGCTGGATGCGGCAAAACTTAAAAAAGTGTTTGCGGTGATTTTACTTGTGACGGGTTTACGAATGCTACTGCAAATCGCTTTGTAG
- a CDS encoding methionine synthase translates to MKTLLPTSTAGSLPKPSWLAEPEALWSPWKLQDDELVSGKQDALRIALQEQSQSGIDIVSDGEQTRQHFVTTFIEHLEGVDFNRRKTVKIRDRYDASVPTVIGPVSRPRSVFTEDAKFLRQQTDQPIKWALPGPMTMIDTLYDEYYQSREKLAWEFALILNQEAKELEAAGVDIIQFDEPAFNVFFDDVNDWGIACLEKAIEGLKCETAVHICYGYGIKANTDWKLSLGSAWRQYEQIFPKLQQSNIDIISLECHNSHVPIDLLELIRGKKVMVGAIDVASNTIETPEEVAATLRKALNYVDADKLYPCTNCGMAPLPRGVAKAKLDALNAGAAIVREELSV, encoded by the coding sequence ATGAAAACATTATTGCCTACATCAACGGCCGGTAGCTTACCTAAACCCTCTTGGCTTGCAGAACCCGAAGCGCTTTGGTCGCCTTGGAAATTACAAGATGACGAATTAGTAAGCGGCAAACAAGATGCTTTGCGTATTGCACTGCAAGAACAATCCCAGTCGGGCATTGATATTGTGAGTGATGGCGAACAAACGCGCCAACACTTTGTAACCACGTTTATCGAGCACCTAGAGGGCGTTGATTTTAATAGGCGTAAAACCGTAAAAATACGTGATCGATACGATGCCAGCGTACCGACGGTGATAGGCCCAGTAAGTCGCCCAAGGTCTGTATTTACTGAAGATGCTAAGTTCTTGCGCCAACAAACTGATCAACCGATCAAGTGGGCTTTACCCGGCCCAATGACAATGATTGATACGCTTTACGATGAGTATTATCAAAGCCGTGAAAAACTGGCTTGGGAATTCGCTCTTATACTGAATCAAGAAGCAAAAGAATTAGAGGCCGCAGGTGTTGATATCATCCAGTTTGATGAACCTGCTTTTAATGTGTTTTTTGATGATGTGAATGATTGGGGTATTGCCTGCTTAGAAAAAGCCATAGAAGGTTTAAAATGCGAAACTGCTGTGCATATTTGTTACGGTTACGGTATTAAAGCCAACACTGACTGGAAGCTCAGCTTAGGCTCTGCATGGCGGCAATATGAACAAATATTCCCTAAACTACAGCAATCCAATATCGACATCATTTCGCTTGAGTGTCATAACTCACATGTGCCAATTGACTTACTTGAGCTGATTCGAGGCAAAAAAGTAATGGTTGGCGCCATTGATGTGGCCAGTAATACGATCGAGACGCCGGAAGAAGTCGCAGCCACCTTACGTAAAGCACTTAACTATGTAGATGCTGATAAACTCTACCCCTGTACTAACTGTGGTATGGCACCACTGCCACGAGGGGTTGCCAAAGCCAAACTTGATGCCCTAAACGCAGGTGCAGCCATTGTGAGAGAAGAACTTTCAGTCTAA
- a CDS encoding DUF1852 domain-containing protein yields MSNDFAYTIKRISFDENYCPSDSTRITTNFANLARGESRQANLRNALRMVNSRFNALAHWDNPKGDRYSVELEIISVDIDIEGNGQHFPSIEILKTHILDHQSNKRFEGIVGNNFSSYVRDYDFSVLLPNHNKDQTQFSIPEDFGDLHGKLFQDFIRSSTYKENFNKAPVICLSVSDNKIYRRTENQHPVLGIEYLPNESSLTEQYFKKMGFEVRYFMPENSVAPLAFYFFGDLLCDYSNLELISTISTMETFQKIYRPEIYNANATAGKFYQPNLKHSDHSLTQIVYDREERSQLAIKQGRFAEEKLLKPYQNILDQWSASYQL; encoded by the coding sequence ATGAGCAACGATTTCGCATACACAATCAAACGCATTAGTTTTGATGAAAACTATTGCCCCTCAGACAGTACACGCATCACTACCAATTTCGCTAATTTAGCTCGGGGCGAGAGTCGCCAAGCGAATTTGCGTAACGCCCTACGCATGGTGAACAGCCGCTTTAATGCGCTCGCCCATTGGGATAACCCTAAGGGTGATCGTTACTCCGTTGAGTTGGAAATTATTTCCGTTGATATTGATATCGAAGGGAATGGACAGCACTTCCCATCGATTGAAATTCTTAAGACTCATATTCTCGACCACCAAAGCAACAAAAGGTTTGAAGGCATAGTAGGCAATAATTTTTCTTCTTATGTTCGTGATTATGACTTTAGCGTGCTATTGCCTAATCACAATAAAGATCAAACCCAGTTTAGTATTCCAGAGGATTTTGGTGACTTGCACGGCAAGCTTTTCCAAGACTTTATAAGATCGAGCACGTACAAAGAAAACTTTAATAAAGCACCAGTCATATGCCTAAGTGTTTCGGATAACAAGATCTATCGCCGCACTGAAAATCAACACCCAGTATTAGGTATTGAATACCTACCAAATGAGTCGTCTTTGACAGAGCAGTATTTTAAAAAGATGGGGTTTGAAGTTAGGTACTTTATGCCAGAAAACAGTGTTGCGCCTTTGGCATTTTACTTCTTTGGTGATTTGCTATGCGATTACAGCAACCTAGAACTCATCAGCACTATTAGCACGATGGAGACCTTCCAAAAGATCTATCGCCCTGAAATTTATAACGCCAACGCGACAGCAGGAAAGTTTTACCAACCTAACTTAAAGCATTCAGATCACTCATTAACTCAAATCGTTTATGACAGAGAAGAGCGCAGCCAGTTGGCGATTAAACAGGGTAGATTTGCAGAAGAAAAGCTATTAAAGCCATACCAGAATATTCTTGATCAATGGTCCGCAAGCTATCAACTATAG
- a CDS encoding glycosyltransferase family 4 protein, translated as MGVLDICIDAWNFELTNLASKQPQPIVIISHRPNGAAFRYRIQPLVELLTEKGLPCTVIPLVKKNYGLRFLAYKKLIEQAPFVLLHKVRMPRLEAAFLFSLNRHFYFDIDDAIYMQQPKYVGHVRRPSWVRKRNFEYMAQQCRTVIVGNEFLAKKVIEAKGKPQQAPTGIDVQNYQARALDANSFRAVWVGMPANIRYLDAIRPALVKVAEQEPRFKLVVISSEFPDWDDVPIEKVVWSLNGEKAEIARADMGLMPLAHDEYSEAKCAFKLLQYMAAGIACIGSPVGANCDVVEQGQSGFLADSLEQWRDSILTLLNDEGLRQAMGQRGRELAEEHYDTRKIAQNTLAFLEEDSKR; from the coding sequence ATGGGCGTTTTAGATATTTGTATCGACGCTTGGAACTTTGAGTTGACTAACCTAGCTAGTAAACAGCCTCAGCCTATTGTAATTATTTCACACCGCCCTAATGGCGCGGCGTTTCGTTATCGTATACAGCCTCTTGTTGAACTTTTAACAGAAAAGGGGCTGCCGTGTACGGTAATTCCTCTCGTTAAGAAAAATTATGGTTTACGGTTTTTAGCTTATAAAAAACTTATAGAGCAAGCGCCTTTTGTTTTACTTCATAAAGTACGGATGCCTAGGTTAGAGGCTGCATTTCTTTTCTCTTTGAATCGTCACTTTTATTTTGACATCGATGACGCCATTTATATGCAGCAGCCTAAGTATGTGGGCCATGTTCGCCGACCTAGCTGGGTTCGCAAAAGAAACTTTGAATATATGGCTCAGCAATGCCGTACAGTTATTGTTGGCAATGAGTTTTTAGCTAAAAAAGTCATTGAAGCAAAGGGTAAACCGCAGCAAGCGCCAACAGGTATCGATGTACAAAATTATCAAGCACGAGCATTAGATGCGAATTCGTTTCGTGCTGTATGGGTTGGAATGCCGGCCAACATACGTTATCTAGACGCCATACGCCCTGCTTTGGTTAAGGTTGCTGAGCAAGAGCCTAGATTTAAGTTGGTTGTGATCTCTTCAGAGTTCCCTGATTGGGATGATGTGCCAATAGAAAAAGTTGTCTGGAGCTTAAATGGTGAGAAGGCCGAGATTGCTCGCGCTGATATGGGCCTAATGCCACTCGCTCATGATGAGTATTCAGAGGCAAAGTGCGCTTTTAAATTACTGCAGTATATGGCCGCAGGCATAGCTTGTATTGGCTCTCCTGTTGGTGCAAATTGTGACGTGGTTGAGCAAGGGCAATCTGGCTTTTTGGCTGATAGTTTAGAACAGTGGAGAGATTCGATTCTGACCTTGCTGAATGATGAAGGGCTTCGCCAAGCCATGGGCCAGCGAGGGCGAGAATTAGCCGAAGAGCATTACGACACTCGAAAAATAGCTCAAAACACCTTGGCTTTTTTAGAAGAAGATTCTAAGCGCTAA
- a CDS encoding cellulase family glycosylhydrolase codes for MKKSLLAATLTSLIASAGASAATVNMSSNGDWGAAFQGTTIIENDESTNVSGWTVEFEADFDIDQIWNAKIISHVGSTYVLGDMGYNSDIRSGQQVNFGFIASPGGSTIPTNFIFNGKDGSQPSPSPSPMPTIIPTMEPSPEPSMMPSMEPSPEPSMMPSMEPSPEPSMMPSMEPSPEPSMMPSMEPSPEPSMMPSMEPSPEPSMMPSMEPSPTPSVSPVTGTYRVDATGNITKNGDIMPMQCGNWFGLEGRHEPSNDSVNPSGAPMELYVGNTFWTNGSAGSGRDMQQTFDEITEQGINVIRVPIAPQTLDPTDPQGKGVVLKNHPSVRGENARKSLEEFIQLADANDVGVILDIHSCSNYLGWRAGRLDAVPPYVDADREDYDYTRETYSCGTDVGPGVTVHEYNEELWLDDLRELAGMQELLGVDNIVGIDIFNEPYDYTWSEWKTLSENAYQAINEVNTDVLVFVEGVSGGTRATGDEPHGDESSVPNWGENLVGQGVDPLNIPKERLVLSPHAYGPSVYVKSAFMDQNDPECASLEGDEAGDAKCDIVIEPEVLYAGWDEHFGYLREQGFAMVVGEFGGHLDWPNGSSVRDINRWGHVTPGVDEQWQNVFVDYMAEKEIQGCYWGINPESGDTGGLYKHAYDPISNTAGWGEWQGFDETKWNLLKRLWNQ; via the coding sequence ATGAAAAAATCACTATTAGCCGCTACGCTGACGAGCTTAATTGCCTCAGCTGGGGCCAGTGCAGCGACAGTCAACATGTCTTCAAATGGCGACTGGGGCGCAGCCTTTCAGGGCACCACTATTATTGAAAATGACGAGTCTACAAACGTAAGCGGTTGGACCGTAGAGTTTGAAGCCGACTTTGACATCGACCAAATCTGGAATGCCAAAATTATTTCTCATGTAGGCTCTACCTATGTACTGGGTGATATGGGTTACAACAGCGATATCCGCAGTGGCCAGCAAGTGAACTTCGGTTTTATTGCATCTCCGGGTGGCTCAACGATTCCTACCAACTTTATATTTAATGGCAAAGACGGCAGTCAACCATCTCCGTCACCTTCACCCATGCCAACGATAATACCTACTATGGAGCCATCACCAGAGCCTTCAATGATGCCGTCTATGGAACCATCACCAGAACCTTCAATGATGCCGTCTATGGAACCATCACCAGAACCTTCAATGATGCCGTCAATGGAGCCATCACCAGAACCTTCAATGATGCCGTCTATGGAACCATCACCAGAACCTTCAATGATGCCGTCTATGGAGCCATCACCAGAACCTTCAATGATGCCTTCAATGGAGCCATCACCAACGCCTTCAGTCTCTCCAGTTACCGGCACGTACCGCGTAGACGCAACAGGTAATATCACCAAGAACGGTGACATTATGCCTATGCAATGTGGCAACTGGTTTGGTTTAGAAGGTCGTCATGAGCCGTCTAACGACAGCGTCAACCCAAGCGGCGCACCGATGGAGCTTTATGTAGGTAACACCTTCTGGACTAATGGCAGCGCCGGTTCTGGCCGTGACATGCAGCAAACTTTTGACGAGATTACCGAGCAAGGTATTAACGTTATCCGTGTACCAATTGCTCCTCAAACTCTAGATCCTACCGATCCACAAGGTAAAGGTGTGGTTCTTAAAAACCACCCATCTGTTCGCGGCGAAAATGCGCGTAAGTCTTTGGAAGAATTTATCCAACTTGCTGATGCCAATGACGTGGGCGTGATCCTTGATATTCACTCATGCTCAAACTACCTCGGCTGGCGTGCAGGTCGTTTAGATGCAGTGCCTCCTTATGTTGATGCTGATCGTGAAGATTACGACTACACCCGTGAAACTTACTCTTGTGGCACCGACGTAGGCCCAGGCGTTACCGTACACGAATACAACGAAGAACTATGGCTTGACGATCTGCGTGAACTTGCTGGCATGCAAGAGCTACTTGGCGTAGACAACATCGTTGGTATTGATATCTTTAACGAGCCTTATGACTACACATGGTCTGAATGGAAAACGCTTTCTGAGAACGCTTACCAAGCGATCAATGAAGTTAACACGGACGTTCTTGTCTTTGTTGAAGGTGTATCAGGTGGCACACGCGCCACTGGCGACGAGCCTCACGGTGACGAGTCATCAGTACCAAACTGGGGTGAAAACCTTGTTGGTCAAGGCGTAGATCCATTAAACATTCCTAAAGAGCGCCTAGTACTTTCTCCACACGCTTACGGCCCTTCAGTTTATGTTAAGAGTGCCTTTATGGATCAAAACGATCCAGAATGTGCGAGCTTAGAAGGCGACGAAGCCGGTGATGCGAAGTGTGACATTGTGATCGAGCCAGAAGTACTTTACGCAGGCTGGGACGAGCACTTTGGTTACCTACGTGAGCAAGGTTTCGCCATGGTTGTCGGTGAGTTTGGTGGACACCTAGATTGGCCAAATGGTTCTAGCGTTCGCGACATCAACCGTTGGGGCCACGTGACTCCAGGTGTTGATGAGCAATGGCAGAATGTCTTTGTTGACTACATGGCCGAAAAAGAAATCCAAGGTTGTTACTGGGGTATTAACCCTGAGTCAGGTGACACCGGTGGTTTGTACAAGCATGCTTACGATCCAATCTCGAACACTGCAGGTTGGGGCGAGTGGCAAGGCTTTGATGAAACCAAGTGGAACTTGTTGAAGCGCCTTTGGAATCAATAA